The DNA region CGATATGCTTATAGCGGGAAAATGCTGAATTGTTGTTAACCttgaaaaatttggaaatttttttgtgaatgaatGCAGAGTGGAGAGATGGTTCCTCCCATATGATTATCAAATAGTTCAAGAGATTCACAGGCATGAGCCCGATAGTAGCAATGCAGATCAACTGGAGATAGCGAACGAGCTCACACCAGAAGAAGCAAGAAGCTATGCGATATCCCAATTGCCTCGCGAAATCTCAAAGCACACTGGTTTTGCCTTTGATTCACCTGGTTATGAGTCATTCTTCGCATCCCAATTGGGTATATACGCACCACAGAAAGCGTGGGATGTGGCTAGGAGAGCCAGCATGAGGTCACGACCCAAAGCACCAAAGAAGAATTGAAAGGAGAAAAAGGAAATGGATACATGAGTTGTGTTGTATATTTTAGGCTGCCACTTTTCCAGTCTGCTAGTGTGCTCAATACTGGAAGTTTTGTATCGATATATAGAAATCATCGCTTAGGCAAGTCTGTTTCTATTGCTTTTAGTTTCCATTATTGGTATTCTTACCATTAGTATAGGGACATGAGACTTTTTCTGTTTATGTACACAAAAGTTGTTCTCGATTACATTCACTAATTACTAATTTGCAGAGCTCTTGCTTCTCTCTTGTTTGACATGTCACAGATACCATATGCATGCTTGGGAAGTTAAACTTAATCCAAAACCATccgtatatataaaaaaaaacgaaactgaAATGAAAGTGGCATACAGTTCGAAGCCTGTTAACTGCGTATGTAGGCATGAATGAATAATACAactctattttatatataagccTCTCCTACAAACTTTTCATAGTAGCAATcacctcaacaacaacaataaaaaaatgatgtatttttctttctttttagggGAAATTCGAACTCcacttacaaaaaaagaaaagggcaCATCTACAATGATACATAAGCAAGAAAACGAGAActccaaaaattatatatggtcgacaccaaaaaaaaaaactagagaaatcacaaaaaataatcAGGGGTCTTACGGGTAGTATCGGGTTCGACTTGTCGAGAAGCTGGATCGAACTGGAGGAAGTTCTGCTCCATGTTCTCTCCTATCTCTAAGATCGCTGCCATGTTTCCACACCGATAGCAATAGTTTGGTGCACTAAACACAGTCACCACATTCTTATCCTATTACCATAAAAAGCAGAGAGATCAACAATTCAATCTGCAAGAGACAGACCAATCATGCCGTAGAACCTTGAGCAGAGAGATGAATGTACATACCTGACACCAGTTGAAACCTTCCATGACAAGTTGATGCGCTCTTGATATGAGACTGAGTCCATTGTTGTGATTAAACTGAGCTGCGATGTCCTGTCCAAATGTATAACCAGCACCTCTTGGAGATATTCCCCATCCACAGCGATCATCGGGATCAGACCATAGTAAATCACACATTGGTCCTTCATGTGGAACCTACAGATCAAACCATACATAGTTCAAAAAGANNNNNNNNNNNNNNNNNNNNNNNNNNNNNNNNNNNNNNNNNNNNNNNNNNNNNNNNNNNNNNNNNNNNNNNNNNNNNNNNNNNNNNNNNNNNNNNNNNNNNNNNNNNNNNNNNNNNNNNNNNNNNNNNNNNNNNNNNNNNNNNNNNNNNNNNNNNNNNNNNNNNNNNNNNNNNNNNNNNNNNNNNNNNNNNNNNNNNNNNNNNNNNNNNNNNNNNNNNNNNNNNNNNNNNNNNNNNNNNNNNNNNNNNNNNNNNNNNNNNNNNNNNNNNNNNNNNNNNNNNNNNNNNNNNNNNNNNNNNNNNNNNNNNNNNNNNNNNNNNNNNNNNNNNNNNNNNNNNNNNNNNNNNNNNNNNNNNNNNNNNNNNNNNNNNNNNNNNNNNNNNNNNNNNNNNNNNNNNNNNNNNNNNNNNNNNNNNNNNNNNNNNNNNNNNNNNNNNNNNNNNNNNNNNNNNNNNNNNNNNNNNNNNNNNNNNNNNNNNNNNNNNNNNNNNNNNNNNNNNNNNNNNNNNNNNNNNNNNNNNNNNNNNNNNNNNNNNNNNNNNNNNNNNNNNNNNNNNNNNNNNNNNNNNNNNNNNNNNNNNNNNNNNNNNNNNNNNNNNNNNNNNNNNNNNNNNNNNNNNNNNNNNNNNNNNNNNNNNNNNNNNNNNNNNNNNNNNNNNNNNNNNNNNNNNNNNNNNNNNNNNNNNNNNNNNNNNNNNNNNNNNNNNNNNNNNNNNNNNNNNNNNNNNNNNNNNNNNNNNNNNNNNNNNNNNNNNNNNNNNNNNNNNNNNNNNNNNNNNNNNNNNNNNNNNNNNNNNNNNNNNNNNNNNNNNNNNNNNNNNNNNNNNNNNNNNNNNNNNNNNNNNNNNNNNNNNNNNNNNNNNNNNNNNNNNNNNNNNNNNNNNNNNNNNNNNNNNNNNNNNNNNNNNNNNNNNNNNNNNNNNNNNNNNNNNNNNNNNNNNNNNNNNNNNNNNNNNNNNNNNNNNNNNNNNNNNNNNNNNNNNNNNNNNNNNNNNNNNNNNNNNNNNNNNNNNNNNNNNNNNNNNNNNNNNNNNNNNNNNNNNNNNNNNNNNNNNNNNNNNNNNNNNNNNNNNNNNNNNNNNNNNNNNNNNNNNNNNNNNNNNNNNNNNNNNNNNNNNNNNNNNNNNNNNNNNNNNNNNNNNNNNNNNNNNNNNNNNNNNNNNNNNNNNNNNNNNNNNNNNNNNNNNNNNNNNNNNNNNNNNNNNNNNNNNNNNNNNNNNNNNNNNNNNNNNNNNNNNNNNNNNNNNNNNNNNNNNNNNNNNNNNNNNNNNNNNNNNNNNNNNNNNNNNNNNNNNNNNNNNNNNNNNNNNNNNNNNNNNNNNNNNNNNNNNNNNNNNNNNNNNNNNNNNNNNNNNNNNNNNNNNNNNNNNNNNNNNNNNNNNNNNNNNNNNNNNNNNNNNNNNNNNNNNNNNNNNNNNNNNNNNNNNNNNNNNNNNNNNNNNNNNNNNNNNNNNNNNNNNNNNNNNNNNNNNNNNNNNNNNNNNNNNNNNNNNNNNNNNNNNNNNNNNNNNNNNNNNNNNNNNNNNNNNNNNNNNNNNNNNNNNNNNNNNNNNNNNNNNNNNNNNNNNNNNNNNNNNNNNNNNNNNNNNNNNNNNNNNNNNNNNNNNNNNNNNNNNNNNNNNNNNNNNNNNNNNNNNNNNNNNNNNNNNNNNNNNNNNNNNNNNNNNNNNNNNNNNNNNNNNNNNNNNNNNNNNNNNNNNNNNNNNNNNNNNNNNNNNNNNNNNNNNNNNNNNNNNNNNNNNNNNNNNNNNNNNNNNNNNNNNNNNNNNNNNNNNNNNNNNNNNNNNNNNNNNNNNNNNNNNNNNNNNNNNNNNNNNNNNNNNNNNNNNNNNNNNNNNNNNNNNNNNNNNNNNNNNNNNNNNNNNNNNNNNNNNNNNNNNNNNNNNNNNNNNNNNNNNNNNNNNNNNNNNNNNNNNNNNNNNNNNNNNNNNNNNNNNNNNNNNNNNNNNNNNNNNNNNNNNNNNNNNNNNNNNNNNNNNNNNNNNNNNNNNNNNNNNNNNNNNNNNNNNNNNNNNNNNNNNNNNNNNNNNNNNNNNNNNNNNNNNNNNNNNNNNNNNNNNNNNNNNNNNNNNNNNNNNNNNNNNNNNNNNNNNNNNNNNNNNNNNNNNNNNNNNNNNNNNNNNNNNNNNNNNNNNNNNNNNNNNNNNNNNNNNNNNNNNNNNNNNNNNNNNNNNNNNNNNNNNNNNNNNNNNNNNNNNNNNNNNNNNNNNNNNNNNNNNNNNNNNNNNNNNNNNNNNNNNNNNNNNNNNNNNNNNNNNNNNNNNNNNNNNNNNNNNNNNNNNNNNNNNNNNNNNNNNNNNNNNNNNNNNNNNNNNNNNNNNNNNNNNNNNNNNNNNNNNNNNNNNNNNNNNNNNNNNNNNNNNNNNNNNNNNNNNNNNNNNNNNNNNNNNNNNNNNNNNNNNNNNNNNNNNNNNNNNNNNNNNNNNNNNNNNNNNNNNNNNNNNNNNNNNNNNNNNNNNNNNNNNNNNNNNNNNNNNNNNNNNNNNNNNNNNNNNNNNNNNNNNNNNNNNNNNNNNNNNNNNNNNNNNNNNNNNNNNNNNNNNNNNNNNNNNNNNNNNNNNNNNNNNNNNNNNNNNNNNNNNNNNNNNNNNNNNNNNNNNNNNNNNNNNNNNNNNNNNNNNNNNNNNNNNNNNNNNNNNNNNNNNNNNNNNNNNNNNNNNNNNNNNNNNNNNNNNNNNNNNNNNNNNNNNNNNNNNNNNNNNNNNNNNNNNNNNNNNNNNNNNNNNNNNNNNNNNNNNNNNNNNNNNNNNNNNNNNNNNNNNNNNNNNNNNNNNNNNNNNNNNNNNNNNNNNNNNNNNNNNNNNNNNNNNNNNNNNNNNNNNNNNNNNNNNNNNNNNNNNNNNNNNNNNNNNNNNNNNNNNNNNNNNNNNNNNNNNNNNNNNNNNNNNNNNNNNNNNNNNNNNNNNNNNNNNNNNNNNNNNNNNNNNNNNNNNNNNNNNNNNNNNNNNNNNNNNNNNNNNNNNNNNNNNNNNNNNNNNNNNNNNNNNNNNNNNNNNNNNNNNNNNNNNNNNNNNNNNNNNNNNNNNNNNNNNNNNNNNNNNNNNNNNNNNNNNNNNNNNNNNNNNNNNNNNNNNNNNNNNNNNNNNNNNNNNNNNNNNNNNNNNNNNNNNNNNNNNNNNNNNNNNNNNNNNNNNNNNNNNNNNNNNNNNNNNNNNNNNNNNNNNNNNNNNNNNNNNNNNNNNNNNNNNNNNNNNNNNNNNNNNNNNNNNNNNNNNNNNNNNNNNNNNNNNNNNNNNNNNNNNNNNNNNNNNNNNNNNNNNNNNNNNNNNNNNNNNNNNNNNNNNNNNNNNNNNNNNNNNNNNNNNNNNNNNNNNNNNNNNNNNNNNNNNNNNNNNNNNNNNNNNNNNNNNNNNNNNNNNNNNNNNNNNNNNNNNNNNNNNNNNNNNNNNNNNNNNNNNNNNNNNNNNNNNNNNNNNNNNNNNNNNNNNNNNNNNNNNNNNNNNNNNNNNNNNNNNNNNNNNNNNNNNNNNNNNNNNNNNNNNNNNNNNNNNNNNNNNNNNNNNNNNNNNNNNNNNNNNNNNNNNNNNNNNNNNNNNNNNNNNNNNNN from Camelina sativa cultivar DH55 chromosome 3, Cs, whole genome shotgun sequence includes:
- the LOC104778659 gene encoding serine/threonine-protein phosphatase PP2A-2 catalytic subunit-like, which translates into the protein MCDLLWSDPDDRCGWGISPRGAGYTFGQDIAAQFNHNNGLSLISRAHQLVMEGFNWCQDKNVVTVFSAPNYCYRCGNMAAILEIGENMEQNFLQFDPASRQVEPDTTRKTPDYFL